A portion of the Limosilactobacillus reuteri genome contains these proteins:
- a CDS encoding IS30 family transposase translates to MTYKHLTTRELTLIADFWYQGTKAYRAAKLLQRSQETIYRVYRFLNDGKTIDQYLQTYQRHKRRCGRKQTQLPTIEVNYIHAQIKAGWTPDTIIGRHEHPISCSMRTLYRMFARNQYGFSVKQLPMKGKRHPNGYVEHRGKAGQLGRSIYQRYRDFPHYQHEFGHFEADTVQGKAHRGAVMTLVERQSKVMIVLNIHHKTDEAVNCQLDQWLAKLPRHFVKSITFDNGKEFAGWREIANKYDLHTYFAEVGAPNQRGLNENNNGLLRRDGLSKKLDFRDLPDELVTQLMHRRNNIPRKSLNYRTPLEVFLSHVTEEQLSPFF, encoded by the coding sequence ATGACCTATAAACATCTTACCACACGTGAATTAACTCTCATAGCTGATTTTTGGTATCAAGGTACTAAAGCTTATCGGGCTGCTAAATTACTTCAGCGTAGTCAAGAAACCATCTATCGTGTTTATCGTTTCCTCAACGACGGTAAAACCATCGACCAATATCTTCAGACTTATCAGCGACATAAGCGTCGTTGTGGTCGGAAGCAGACCCAACTGCCAACTATCGAAGTTAACTATATCCATGCGCAAATCAAGGCAGGTTGGACTCCTGATACTATTATTGGTCGTCATGAACACCCAATTAGCTGCAGTATGCGCACCCTTTATCGCATGTTTGCCCGCAATCAGTATGGCTTTTCCGTTAAACAGCTACCGATGAAAGGAAAACGCCATCCCAATGGCTATGTGGAACATCGTGGTAAAGCTGGCCAATTAGGACGCAGTATCTATCAACGATATCGTGATTTTCCGCATTACCAACATGAATTTGGGCACTTTGAAGCTGATACAGTTCAAGGTAAAGCTCACCGCGGAGCGGTAATGACGCTAGTAGAGCGACAATCCAAAGTAATGATTGTCCTTAATATTCATCATAAAACAGACGAAGCAGTGAATTGCCAGCTTGATCAATGGCTCGCTAAACTGCCACGTCACTTTGTTAAATCAATTACTTTTGATAACGGGAAAGAATTTGCTGGATGGCGAGAAATAGCCAATAAGTATGATCTTCACACCTATTTTGCGGAAGTCGGTGCTCCCAATCAACGAGGGTTAAACGAAAATAATAACGGCCTCTTGCGTCGTGATGGTCTTAGTAAAAAGCTAGATTTTCGCGATTTACCAGACGAACTAGTCACTCAGCTAATGCATCGTCGCAACAATATCCCACGAAAATCTCTTAATTATCGTACACCATTAGAAGTATTCTTGAGTCATGTCACAGAAGAACAACTTTCACCTTTTTTCTAA
- the bsh gene encoding choloylglycine hydrolase, producing the protein MCTSVIYTAGDYYFGRNLDLEVNLGQEVVITPRNKTLEFREIPNLEHHYAIIGMSIVRDDYPLYFDGVNEKGVGMAGLNFDGPAHYFPVQEGKDNIASFELVPYILAAASSVAEAKKLLSNANIANINFSDKLQAAPLHWIIADKTGASVTVESTAKGLNVYDNPVGVLTNNPEFPRQLLNLSNYRSVAPANPANVFAPNVDLPVYSRGLGTHFLPGGMDSESRFVKATFTKMHAPVGNSEVENITNYFHILQSVEQQKGLDEVAPDTFEYTIYSDGSNLKKGIFYYKTYENSQINAVDMHKEDLEASELITYSVQNKQIINQQN; encoded by the coding sequence ATGTGCACATCAGTAATTTATACAGCAGGTGATTATTACTTTGGCCGTAACCTTGATTTGGAAGTCAACCTTGGTCAAGAAGTAGTGATCACCCCACGTAATAAGACTTTAGAATTTCGGGAAATACCAAACCTTGAACACCATTATGCAATTATTGGAATGTCGATTGTTCGCGATGATTATCCATTATATTTTGATGGGGTAAATGAAAAGGGTGTTGGAATGGCAGGCCTTAATTTTGATGGTCCAGCTCATTATTTCCCAGTCCAAGAAGGAAAAGATAATATTGCATCATTTGAATTAGTTCCTTATATTCTTGCGGCTGCTTCCTCAGTTGCTGAAGCGAAGAAGTTACTTTCAAATGCAAACATTGCTAATATTAATTTTTCTGATAAACTCCAAGCTGCACCGCTACACTGGATTATTGCTGATAAAACGGGTGCTTCTGTGACTGTTGAATCCACCGCAAAAGGATTGAATGTTTATGATAACCCAGTTGGTGTTTTGACAAATAATCCGGAGTTTCCTCGTCAATTATTAAATCTTAGTAACTATCGTAGTGTTGCACCTGCTAATCCGGCTAACGTATTTGCACCTAATGTCGACCTACCAGTTTATAGCCGGGGCTTAGGGACCCATTTTCTCCCGGGAGGAATGGATTCTGAAAGTCGTTTTGTTAAGGCTACTTTCACTAAGATGCATGCCCCAGTTGGTAATTCTGAAGTTGAGAATATTACCAACTATTTCCACATTCTTCAATCTGTCGAACAACAAAAGGGTTTGGATGAAGTAGCACCGGATACTTTTGAATATACGATCTACTCTGATGGTTCAAACCTAAAGAAGGGCATTTTTTACTACAAGACTTACGAAAACAGTCAAATTAATGCAGTTGATATGCATAAGGAAGACCTTGAAGCATCAGAATTAATTACCTATTCAGTTCAAAATAAACAAATTATTAACCAACAAAATTAA
- a CDS encoding argininosuccinate synthase, whose amino-acid sequence MSKEKIVLAYSGGLDTSVAIAWLKNKGYDVIACCIDVGEGKDLEAIKEKGLQVGAWKSVVIDAKRDFAEQFVLPALQAHAMYEQKYPLVSALSRPLIVQKLVAVANQYGATAIAHGCTGKGNDQVRFEAGIHALAPDMKIEDPIRDWHWSREEEIQYAKDNGIPVPITKASPYSIDENLWGRANECGILEDPWAAAPADAYDRTVSIEEAPDTPTTIEITFNEGVPTAIDGEEMPLDQLIMKLDKLAGSHGIGRIDHVENRLVGIKSREIYECPAATVLLAAHKDLEDLTQEREVAHFKPLIEQKMSEIIYNGLWYSPLMKSLVAFIDESQAVVNGVVRVKLFKGNVICEGRKSPNSLYDKNLATYTSADEFDQEAATGFIKLWELPDKVYAQVQNKNKKKVKENTSDAY is encoded by the coding sequence ATGTCAAAAGAAAAAATTGTTTTAGCTTACTCTGGTGGTTTAGATACTTCAGTTGCAATTGCGTGGCTCAAAAATAAGGGGTATGACGTAATTGCATGTTGTATTGATGTGGGTGAAGGAAAAGACCTTGAAGCGATTAAGGAAAAGGGTCTCCAAGTTGGTGCGTGGAAGTCAGTAGTGATTGATGCCAAGCGTGACTTTGCTGAACAATTTGTATTACCAGCTCTTCAAGCCCATGCAATGTATGAGCAAAAGTACCCATTAGTTTCAGCACTTTCTCGTCCCTTAATCGTTCAAAAACTAGTTGCAGTTGCTAATCAATACGGTGCGACTGCTATTGCCCATGGTTGTACTGGAAAGGGAAATGATCAGGTTCGGTTTGAAGCAGGTATTCATGCTTTAGCACCAGATATGAAGATTGAAGATCCAATTCGGGATTGGCACTGGTCACGGGAAGAAGAAATTCAATACGCTAAGGATAATGGCATTCCTGTTCCAATCACAAAGGCTAGTCCTTATTCCATTGATGAGAACTTATGGGGCCGGGCAAATGAATGTGGAATTCTTGAAGATCCATGGGCTGCGGCACCTGCTGATGCATATGATCGGACAGTTTCAATTGAAGAAGCCCCTGATACCCCAACCACAATTGAAATTACCTTTAATGAAGGGGTTCCTACAGCAATTGATGGTGAAGAAATGCCGCTTGACCAGTTAATTATGAAACTGGACAAATTAGCTGGTAGTCATGGGATTGGTCGGATTGATCACGTTGAAAACCGGCTTGTTGGTATTAAGTCACGGGAAATTTATGAATGCCCAGCTGCAACTGTTTTATTGGCAGCCCATAAAGACTTGGAAGACCTGACCCAAGAACGGGAAGTAGCGCACTTTAAACCATTAATTGAACAAAAGATGAGTGAAATTATTTATAATGGGCTTTGGTATTCACCATTAATGAAATCTTTAGTTGCTTTTATTGATGAATCACAAGCGGTTGTTAATGGAGTGGTAAGGGTTAAATTGTTTAAGGGAAATGTAATTTGTGAAGGTCGGAAATCACCAAATTCACTTTATGATAAGAACTTGGCAACTTACACTTCTGCTGATGAATTTGACCAAGAAGCTGCTACTGGCTTTATTAAACTTTGGGAATTACCAGATAAGGTCTATGCTCAAGTACAAAACAAAAATAAAAAGAAAGTAAAGGAGAATACAAGCGATGCCTATTAA
- the argH gene encoding argininosuccinate lyase has product MPIKRMWGGRFEEAGDQLVNQFNASISFDQEMAQEDIEGSLAHVKMLKETQILSADDADKIIAGLKKLRERLTSEGLPFSIDNEDIHMNIEALLTEEIGPVAGKLHTGRSRNDQVATDLHLYVKKRLPIIINELKNLQAELVDKAAENVETIMPGYTHMQHAQPISYGHYLMAYFQMFQRDVERFEFNQQHTDLSPLGAAALAGTTFPIDRQLSAKYLGFAEPYHNSLDAVSDRDFALEFLSNASILMMHLSRLCEELIYWCSYEFGYLELADSYSTGSSIMPQKKNPDMAELIRGKVGRVYGDLFGLLTTMKGLPLAYNKDMQEDKEGLFDAVKTILPSIKIMTGMIATLQVKKEAMEHATHHDFSNATELADYLATKGIPFREAHEIVGELVLKGLKTGTNLVDIPLDEYKKISPKIEEDVYTCLQPKVAVERRNSYGGTGFDQVRQQIRDAKKILEGK; this is encoded by the coding sequence ATGCCTATTAAGAGAATGTGGGGTGGCCGGTTTGAAGAAGCCGGTGACCAACTAGTTAACCAATTTAATGCGTCAATCAGTTTTGATCAAGAAATGGCTCAAGAAGACATTGAAGGTTCATTAGCCCATGTAAAAATGCTGAAAGAAACACAAATTTTATCAGCAGATGATGCTGATAAGATTATTGCTGGACTTAAGAAGTTACGTGAGCGATTAACTAGTGAAGGACTCCCATTTTCGATTGACAATGAAGACATTCATATGAATATTGAGGCATTGCTGACAGAAGAAATTGGCCCCGTTGCTGGTAAGCTTCATACTGGGCGGAGCAGAAATGATCAAGTTGCAACTGACCTTCATTTATATGTAAAGAAGCGGTTGCCCATTATCATTAATGAATTGAAAAACTTACAGGCAGAATTAGTAGATAAAGCAGCAGAAAATGTTGAAACGATTATGCCAGGGTACACTCATATGCAACATGCTCAGCCAATTTCGTATGGGCACTATCTCATGGCTTATTTCCAAATGTTTCAGCGAGATGTTGAACGTTTTGAATTTAACCAGCAGCACACGGATTTATCACCCCTAGGAGCGGCTGCTTTAGCTGGGACCACTTTCCCAATTGATCGCCAATTAAGTGCAAAGTATTTAGGTTTTGCTGAACCATACCATAATTCACTGGACGCCGTTTCTGATCGGGATTTTGCCCTTGAATTTTTAAGTAACGCAAGTATTTTGATGATGCACTTGTCACGGTTATGTGAAGAACTGATTTATTGGTGTAGTTATGAATTTGGCTATTTAGAATTGGCAGATTCATATTCGACTGGTAGTTCGATTATGCCCCAAAAGAAGAACCCTGATATGGCAGAATTGATTCGTGGTAAAGTTGGGCGAGTTTATGGTGATCTTTTTGGCTTATTAACGACAATGAAGGGACTTCCGCTTGCTTATAACAAGGATATGCAAGAAGATAAGGAAGGCTTATTCGACGCGGTGAAGACGATTCTTCCAAGTATCAAGATCATGACCGGGATGATTGCCACCCTTCAAGTAAAGAAAGAAGCCATGGAGCATGCAACTCATCATGACTTTTCTAATGCCACTGAATTAGCAGATTATCTCGCTACTAAAGGAATTCCATTTAGAGAAGCGCATGAGATTGTCGGTGAACTAGTATTGAAGGGACTTAAGACAGGGACAAATCTTGTTGATATTCCATTAGACGAATATAAAAAGATTTCGCCCAAAATTGAAGAAGATGTTTATACCTGCTTACAACCTAAAGTCGCGGTTGAACGGCGGAATTCTTATGGTGGAACTGGTTTTGATCAAGTTCGTCAACAAATTAGAGATGCTAAGAAAATTTTAGAAGGTAAATAA
- a CDS encoding biotin transporter BioY: MIREKISLSIYEMTVVAMMIAIIVILGAVPGIPVGVIPVPIVLQNMGIIIAGELLGPRLGTFAVWLFLFLVVLGLPVLSGGRGGMVTILGPTGGYIFAWLFVPLLIGFSLKLSWHYGMTQGITEFLIVWLWGVIFVEGVGVIWLANQLHTTLISALASNVLFVFGDTIKALIAVSITRRLRHIKVFC; this comes from the coding sequence ATGATTAGGGAAAAGATAAGTTTATCAATTTATGAAATGACTGTCGTTGCCATGATGATTGCAATTATTGTTATTTTAGGAGCAGTCCCGGGAATTCCGGTGGGGGTTATTCCGGTGCCGATTGTTCTACAAAACATGGGAATAATAATTGCTGGAGAATTACTTGGACCAAGATTAGGAACATTTGCTGTATGGCTCTTCTTGTTTTTAGTTGTGCTTGGATTGCCAGTGCTTTCTGGTGGACGCGGTGGAATGGTGACAATATTAGGCCCAACTGGCGGATATATTTTTGCTTGGTTATTTGTCCCATTGTTGATTGGTTTTAGTCTAAAATTAAGTTGGCATTATGGGATGACACAGGGGATAACTGAATTCCTAATTGTTTGGCTATGGGGTGTAATCTTTGTGGAAGGAGTCGGCGTAATCTGGTTAGCTAATCAATTACATACCACGCTTATTTCTGCCTTGGCTTCCAATGTTTTATTTGTTTTTGGCGATACAATCAAAGCACTTATTGCTGTCTCAATTACTCGCCGTTTACGACACATTAAGGTTTTTTGTTAA
- a CDS encoding biotin--[acetyl-CoA-carboxylase] ligase, translated as MVHSTAQKILWQLLSAPDSWISGNDLAKRFNISRESVWKAINGLRKNGNNIESRRNLGYRFNGNSRLSADIIDFYTHNHFKNRLYVENQVSSTQSIAKAFLSHHLVSAPTVFIADHQTAGYGRQGRSFYSPAATGLYFSMILPSPTDRPLQAGLMTTTFAVLIGEVLKQFFPAQDFRYKWVNDIYLNHKKVGGILTEAVVDLESRTTASLVVGIGLNITTKEFPLGLKNKATGIAPADRNLLVSRLIETIANNYSDYDNPQYLEQYRQDSMILGQKVNLLVNGEVIAGTAKKIENDGALTIRLVDGKTKTFNSGEVVKVNFEK; from the coding sequence ATGGTTCATTCGACGGCACAGAAAATTTTATGGCAATTACTTTCAGCACCAGATTCATGGATTTCTGGAAATGATTTAGCAAAGCGATTTAATATTAGTCGTGAATCTGTTTGGAAGGCCATCAACGGTTTACGAAAAAACGGAAATAATATTGAAAGTCGTAGAAACCTTGGATACCGTTTTAACGGAAATTCAAGGTTGAGTGCTGATATTATTGATTTTTATACTCATAATCACTTTAAGAATCGTCTTTACGTTGAAAATCAGGTTAGCTCAACTCAAAGCATCGCGAAAGCTTTTTTGAGTCACCACCTAGTTAGTGCGCCAACGGTATTTATCGCTGATCATCAAACTGCTGGCTATGGAAGACAGGGACGGTCCTTTTACTCTCCGGCAGCAACTGGCTTGTACTTTAGTATGATTCTGCCTAGCCCAACAGACAGACCACTACAAGCTGGGTTAATGACAACGACCTTTGCAGTTTTAATTGGGGAAGTTCTTAAACAATTTTTCCCTGCTCAAGACTTTCGGTACAAATGGGTCAACGATATTTATTTAAACCATAAAAAAGTCGGTGGAATTTTGACTGAGGCAGTAGTAGACCTTGAATCAAGAACAACGGCATCCTTAGTGGTAGGAATTGGTTTGAATATAACTACAAAAGAATTTCCGCTGGGCCTTAAAAATAAAGCGACAGGAATAGCACCAGCAGATCGTAATCTTTTAGTCAGCCGTCTTATTGAGACGATTGCTAATAATTATTCAGACTATGATAATCCTCAGTATCTTGAGCAATATCGCCAAGACTCAATGATTTTAGGACAGAAGGTGAACTTGTTAGTAAATGGTGAGGTTATTGCTGGAACTGCTAAAAAAATAGAAAATGATGGTGCGTTAACAATTCGCCTGGTAGACGGAAAAACGAAAACTTTTAATAGTGGGGAAGTAGTTAAAGTTAATTTTGAAAAATAA
- a CDS encoding PhoH family protein: protein MGEQKTIEQTFQIESPEIEVGLLGTQDKFVSLIEQGMDVEIRPFGENLKVRGQEEDVKLTIDVFRALISLLNQGIRIHSTDIVSAMKMAHRGTLEYFADLYSETIIKDRRGRAIRVKNFGQRQYVNAMKHNDITFGIGPAGTGKTYLAVAMAVASLKRGEVERIILTRPAVEAGESLGFLPGDLREKVDPYLRPIYDALNDIFGADHTQRLIDRGIIEIAPLAYMRGRTLDGAFVILDEAQNTTNAQMKMFLTRLGFGSKMVINGDVSQIDLPHGTRSGLVNAQRILNNIKSIKFVKFSAEDVVRHPVVARIITAYEDQTSKRLAEKDKETKEEK from the coding sequence GTGGGAGAACAAAAAACGATTGAACAAACTTTTCAAATTGAAAGTCCAGAAATAGAAGTTGGCTTACTAGGAACACAGGATAAGTTTGTAAGCCTGATTGAACAAGGAATGGATGTTGAAATCCGACCATTCGGTGAAAATCTTAAAGTAAGGGGACAAGAAGAAGACGTTAAACTTACGATCGATGTATTTCGTGCCCTTATTTCGTTGCTAAATCAAGGGATCCGCATCCATAGTACAGATATTGTTAGTGCGATGAAGATGGCACATCGTGGAACACTGGAATATTTTGCTGACCTCTACAGTGAAACGATTATTAAGGACCGCCGGGGAAGAGCCATTCGGGTAAAAAATTTTGGTCAGCGGCAGTATGTTAACGCGATGAAGCATAATGATATTACGTTTGGGATTGGCCCTGCCGGAACAGGGAAAACTTACCTAGCAGTCGCAATGGCCGTGGCATCCTTAAAGCGTGGCGAAGTGGAACGAATTATCTTGACGCGACCAGCAGTTGAAGCTGGTGAAAGTCTAGGATTCTTACCTGGTGACCTTCGTGAAAAAGTAGATCCTTATTTACGACCAATTTATGATGCCTTGAATGATATTTTTGGAGCTGATCATACGCAACGGTTAATCGATCGGGGGATTATCGAAATTGCCCCTCTTGCTTATATGCGTGGACGAACTCTTGATGGAGCATTTGTAATTTTAGATGAAGCCCAAAATACGACTAATGCCCAAATGAAGATGTTCCTTACCCGTTTAGGCTTTGGTTCAAAAATGGTTATTAATGGGGATGTTTCACAAATTGACCTTCCACATGGGACGCGTAGTGGTCTTGTAAACGCGCAACGAATTTTGAATAATATTAAGTCAATTAAGTTTGTTAAATTTAGTGCAGAAGATGTTGTTCGTCACCCAGTTGTAGCACGGATTATTACTGCTTACGAGGACCAGACATCAAAGCGATTAGCAGAAAAAGATAAAGAGACAAAAGAGGAAAAATGA
- the ybeY gene encoding rRNA maturation RNase YbeY gives MDLEIFDQTTAQLPNEQLAMVRDLLQYAAKELSLSENTEMSLTFVNNPEIKKLNAQYRNVDRATDVLSFAAEEEGDETPIIMDPEMAAEIPVNLGDLFISIDKVAEQAKFLGHSVDRELGFLAVHGFLHLNGYDHEQPADEEKMFKLQREILDGYGLTR, from the coding sequence ATGGACTTGGAAATTTTCGATCAAACAACAGCACAGCTTCCAAATGAACAATTGGCGATGGTTAGGGACTTATTACAGTATGCTGCTAAAGAACTTTCCTTATCAGAAAATACAGAAATGTCTTTAACGTTTGTAAATAATCCAGAGATAAAAAAATTAAATGCCCAGTATCGTAATGTTGACCGGGCAACTGATGTTTTAAGTTTTGCCGCAGAAGAAGAGGGAGATGAAACACCAATTATTATGGATCCTGAAATGGCCGCTGAAATCCCTGTTAATCTTGGTGACTTATTTATTTCCATCGATAAGGTAGCAGAACAAGCAAAGTTTTTGGGCCATTCAGTTGATCGAGAGTTAGGATTTTTAGCTGTTCATGGTTTTCTTCACTTAAATGGATATGATCATGAACAGCCGGCAGATGAAGAAAAAATGTTTAAATTACAACGGGAGATACTAGACGGTTATGGACTCACGCGATAA
- a CDS encoding diacylglycerol kinase family protein produces MDSRDKHQTEKNHHLIQAMRHAIDGIIQVLREERNMRYHLLAACLAIIMSALLQISAMEWLWILLAIFVVFTSEFLNTVTEAVTDLIVDHHYELNVKKAKDVAAGGVLISAIFSVLVGLIIFIPRILAIIR; encoded by the coding sequence ATGGACTCACGCGATAAACATCAAACTGAGAAAAATCATCACTTAATTCAAGCAATGCGTCACGCAATCGATGGAATTATCCAAGTATTACGTGAAGAGCGTAATATGCGGTATCATCTTTTAGCTGCCTGCTTGGCTATTATTATGTCGGCCTTATTGCAGATTTCAGCAATGGAATGGTTATGGATTTTATTAGCAATCTTTGTTGTTTTTACATCTGAATTTCTTAATACGGTTACCGAAGCTGTTACAGATTTGATTGTTGATCACCATTATGAATTAAATGTAAAAAAAGCTAAAGATGTTGCCGCTGGTGGCGTACTGATTTCAGCGATATTTTCGGTCTTGGTGGGTCTAATTATTTTTATTCCCCGTATATTAGCAATTATTAGATAG
- the era gene encoding GTPase Era, which yields MDNPNYKSGFVAIIGRPNVGKSTLLNYVVGQKVAIMSNVAQTTRNKIQGIYTSPEAQIIFIDTPGIHKPSTKLGDFMEKSAMSALDEVDAVLFVVSATEKRGPGDDFIIERLKKVNQPIFLVVNKIDQINPNDLPEIVDQYKDTLPFKGIVPISALQGNNVNNLINDIIKVLPNGPQYYPADQVSDHPERFVIAEMIREKVFLLTRQEVPHSVAVDVTSIKREDENHIHISANIIVERPGQKGIIIGKGGKMLKKIGTMARQDIERLLGDKVFLQLWVKVVPDWRDKSAMLKDYGYRNKDY from the coding sequence ATGGATAATCCAAATTATAAGTCTGGCTTTGTGGCAATTATTGGGCGCCCAAATGTTGGAAAATCAACTTTATTGAATTATGTTGTCGGTCAAAAGGTAGCAATTATGAGTAATGTTGCACAGACAACGCGTAATAAGATTCAAGGAATTTATACAAGCCCAGAAGCACAGATTATTTTTATTGATACGCCAGGAATTCATAAACCATCTACTAAATTAGGTGATTTCATGGAAAAATCAGCAATGTCAGCATTAGATGAAGTGGATGCTGTCTTATTTGTTGTTAGTGCGACTGAGAAGCGCGGCCCTGGTGATGACTTTATTATTGAACGCTTAAAGAAAGTTAATCAGCCAATCTTTTTAGTTGTTAATAAGATCGATCAAATCAATCCCAATGATCTGCCTGAAATTGTTGATCAGTATAAAGATACCCTTCCATTTAAGGGAATTGTACCAATTTCGGCTTTGCAGGGAAATAATGTGAATAACTTAATCAATGATATTATTAAGGTTCTTCCCAATGGTCCGCAATACTACCCAGCCGATCAAGTAAGTGACCACCCTGAACGTTTTGTAATTGCAGAAATGATCCGTGAAAAGGTCTTTTTGCTGACGAGACAAGAAGTGCCGCATTCAGTAGCTGTTGATGTAACATCGATAAAGCGTGAGGATGAAAACCATATTCATATCTCAGCCAATATTATTGTTGAACGCCCGGGCCAAAAGGGAATTATTATTGGTAAGGGTGGAAAAATGCTGAAAAAGATTGGGACAATGGCCCGGCAAGATATTGAAAGATTACTTGGTGACAAAGTATTTCTTCAACTATGGGTAAAAGTTGTTCCTGACTGGCGTGATAAGTCTGCAATGCTAAAAGACTATGGTTATCGGAATAAAGACTATTAA
- the recO gene encoding DNA repair protein RecO: MARVTTQFTGIIMYRQDYRERDLLVKMLTDKIGPAMFFVKNAKKRGFRMTADILPFTHGTYIGSLDENGLSFINTASDTSQYKNIASDISKNAYVTYILALVDNAFNDGRSIGGWFNQVAAALDLIEKGLDEQIITNIIETQLLVAFGVAPIWDRCVVCGRNDLALDFSEQYGGMLCQNHWSLDEHRLHLDRKTVYYLQQFATINLQKLNSIRINPATKRRLRQVLDTLYDNEVGLNLKAKRFIRQMNKWEQNIGKLSMND; encoded by the coding sequence ATGGCACGCGTAACCACACAATTTACTGGGATCATTATGTACCGACAGGATTATCGTGAACGCGACCTATTAGTAAAAATGCTCACTGATAAGATTGGGCCGGCAATGTTTTTTGTAAAAAATGCTAAAAAACGTGGCTTTCGGATGACTGCTGATATCCTGCCATTCACCCATGGTACATACATTGGCTCGCTTGATGAAAATGGCTTAAGCTTTATTAATACAGCAAGTGATACTAGCCAATACAAGAATATTGCAAGTGACATTAGCAAAAATGCATATGTTACGTATATTTTGGCATTAGTTGACAATGCTTTTAATGACGGTCGAAGCATTGGTGGTTGGTTTAATCAAGTTGCTGCAGCCTTAGACTTAATCGAAAAAGGATTAGATGAGCAAATAATTACAAATATTATTGAAACACAGCTGTTAGTTGCTTTTGGTGTAGCACCAATTTGGGATCGGTGTGTTGTTTGTGGTCGCAATGATCTGGCTTTAGACTTCTCTGAACAATATGGAGGGATGCTTTGTCAGAATCACTGGTCACTTGATGAACATCGTCTTCACCTTGACCGTAAAACTGTTTATTATCTCCAACAGTTTGCCACAATTAACTTGCAGAAATTGAATTCTATTCGGATTAATCCAGCTACTAAACGACGCCTCCGACAAGTCTTGGATACTCTTTATGATAACGAGGTTGGACTAAACTTGAAGGCAAAACGGTTCATTAGACAAATGAATAAGTGGGAACAAAATATCGGAAAGTTATCAATGAACGATTGA
- the glyQ gene encoding glycine--tRNA ligase subunit alpha, with product MTKKLTVQDIIFTLEQYWADQGCMLMQAYDNEKGAGTMSPYTFLRAIGPEPWNVAYVEPSRRPADGRYGENPNRLYQHHQFQVLMKPSPDNIQELYLGSLKKLGIDPLEHDIRFVEDNWENPSMGCAGVGWEVWLDGMEVTQFTYFQVVGELPMSPVAAEVTYGLERLAEYIQNVDSVYDLEWADGVLYGDIFQEPEYEHSKYAFEESNQDMLLLAFNDYEKEAKRLIKLGLVHPAYDYVLKCSHTFNLLDARGAVSVTERAGYLHRIRIMAKSIAKAFVEERRKRGFPLIHDEAVRQKTVEEYTKKAEKAKERAAKQAAKKAQKGEK from the coding sequence ATGACGAAAAAATTAACCGTGCAAGATATTATCTTTACATTGGAACAATATTGGGCAGATCAAGGCTGTATGTTAATGCAGGCTTATGATAACGAAAAGGGTGCGGGGACAATGAGTCCTTACACTTTCTTGCGGGCAATTGGTCCTGAACCATGGAATGTGGCTTATGTTGAACCTTCACGGCGGCCTGCTGATGGTCGTTATGGTGAAAACCCAAACCGGCTTTACCAACACCACCAATTCCAGGTATTAATGAAGCCTTCTCCTGATAATATTCAAGAATTATACTTAGGAAGTTTGAAAAAGTTAGGAATTGATCCTTTAGAGCATGATATCCGGTTTGTTGAAGATAACTGGGAAAACCCTTCAATGGGCTGTGCCGGTGTTGGTTGGGAAGTTTGGCTTGATGGAATGGAAGTTACTCAATTTACTTACTTCCAAGTCGTTGGAGAATTGCCAATGAGCCCAGTGGCCGCCGAAGTTACTTATGGACTTGAACGGTTGGCTGAATATATTCAAAACGTTGACTCAGTTTATGACTTAGAGTGGGCGGATGGTGTTCTGTATGGTGATATCTTCCAAGAACCTGAATATGAACATTCTAAGTATGCGTTTGAAGAAAGTAACCAAGATATGCTTCTGCTAGCCTTTAATGATTACGAAAAAGAAGCTAAACGTTTAATTAAGCTTGGATTAGTTCACCCAGCTTATGATTATGTTTTAAAGTGTAGTCATACCTTTAACTTGCTAGATGCGCGTGGTGCTGTTTCGGTTACCGAACGTGCTGGTTATCTTCACCGTATTCGAATTATGGCAAAATCAATTGCAAAAGCCTTTGTTGAAGAGCGGCGTAAACGTGGCTTCCCACTGATTCATGACGAAGCAGTTCGCCAAAAGACAGTTGAAGAATATACAAAAAAAGCGGAAAAAGCAAAGGAACGGGCCGCAAAGCAAGCAGCTAAGAAAGCACAAAAGGGGGAAAAGTAA